In Kaistella sp. 97-N-M2, the sequence CCTGGGACAAACCTTACAGCCGCGAAAAAGCGGCATATCCATTGGACTGGGTGCGCGATCACAAGTTTTTCGCTACCGTTTCCCGAGTAGATGAAGCCTACGGCGACCGAAATTTAATCTGTACCTGCGCGCCAATTGAAGCGTATATGTAAACTAATTTTTATCAATACGAAATCCCCTTCAGTTATGGAGGGGATTTTTTATTAAATGGTTTCTGAGTTCCTTAAATTAAAACCACATCTGCGCAGCACGTGATTTTTGGTGTATTCTTTTCAAAATTAAATTTAAAGTTAAGATGCTTTCGTCACAGACAAATATATTGATAGAAAATCCGAGTGCGTTCTAAGACAATTCTTAAATGTTGAAAAAGCTGTGCTGCAATAATTTACCATTTTCTGTAATTGCAGAAAGAGAAACTAAAACGTGTTTTATTAATCACGTTTTCGGAAAAAAGCCCCGCCAAGTGTTCGACTTTTGCGGGGCATTTTAGATTTTTAGGACGAGAGCGATGTTTTAGAAACCTTTATATAAGATTTTACTTTAAATCACCATTCAGATCGTTATTTAGTTTGCTGTTTTTGTAGCCGTAAGAAAAATAAATAATCATTCCGATGCCGAACCACACGATAAACCAAAACCAGTTATTATGGCTCATTCCCGTTAAAAGATAGAGACAGGAACTTAATCCCATAAGAGGTATTAAAGAAAGATTTTTTACAAATGCCAAAATGCACAGCCCCACATTGATGATGATGAAAAGGACCATAGAAATACGAAATTCACCTTCTGTCGGGTGATTCCAATCCATCAAAGTCTGGAAAAACTCCGGTTGCCACCAGTAGAAGAAGAATAACCCGCCCAGAAAAATAAAAGGGAAAATAATTTTTGAGTTAATGTAAGGCATGTGAAATCTTCCCGGCAGTTTTTCTTTTGAAGGCAGTAACAATACGCCGCCGCAGACCAGTACGAAGGCAAAAATGGTCCCAATACTCGTGAAGTCAAGAATAAAGGATTTATCCGTAAATAGAATTGGTACACCAACTACAACGCCTGTAATAATAGTTGCGAAAGAGGGTGTTTTATGTTTTGGATGAATTTCCATGAATTTTTTCGGCATTAAACCGTCGCGGCTCATGGCATACCAAATTCTGGGCTGTCCCATTTGAAAAACCAAAAGTACAGTGGTAATGGCGATAATGGCGACGAAAGAGACGGTTAATTCCATCCACGGAAGGTTTGCGTTGGATCTTTCAAATATAAAGGATAAAGGATCTCCAATACCGTCGAATCTCCTGTAATCTACCATTCCCGTGAGTACTAACGTTAAAATGATATAAATAACGGTACATAGGACCAAAGAGATAATCATCCCTCGCGGCAGATTCTTTTGAGGATCTTTTGTTTCTTCAGAAAGAACGCTTAAAGCATCAAAACCGATATAGGCGAAAAATACGCCGGAAACAGCACTCATGACTCCGGCAAAACCGTTGGGCATAAAGGACGAAACTTTTGTTACGGTATTAACCGGCGTCCAGTTATCCACGTTAATGTAAGCGATACCTACCAGTATGATTAAAATAATAACGGCCAGTTTCATAAGAACCAAAACATTATTAAAGTTTCTGCTTTCGCGAACGCCGCGATAAACCAACCACGTAATTAACCCGTTGATTACCAACGCCGGAATATCAAGGATAATTCGCAAATTTCCTATAAGCGGCGCATTTTTCCAGGCGTTAAGTAATTCTAAATTTTGCGAACCATTCAGCACCGCTTTATGTGCTTCGGGATAGCTGCAGGTTAAATAGGCGGGAATAAAAACACCGAGTCGACCCATAAAACTTGTAAAATAATCACTCCAGGAAAAGGCTACGTAAATGTTTCCAAAAGAATATTCCATAATCAAAGCCCAGCCGATAACCCAGGCGATCAATTCGCCGAAACTTGCGTAGGCATAGGTGTATGCAGAACCTGCGGTTGGGATTCTGCTG encodes:
- a CDS encoding APC family permease; its protein translation is MNQLFRRKNYNNNNHSSGLSRVLGVWDIVFFGIAAIIGAGSFSSLGEAVFRGGPGVIILYIICGFACGFTALCYAEFASRIPTAGSAYTYAYASFGELIAWVIGWALIMEYSFGNIYVAFSWSDYFTSFMGRLGVFIPAYLTCSYPEAHKAVLNGSQNLELLNAWKNAPLIGNLRIILDIPALVINGLITWLVYRGVRESRNFNNVLVLMKLAVIILIILVGIAYINVDNWTPVNTVTKVSSFMPNGFAGVMSAVSGVFFAYIGFDALSVLSEETKDPQKNLPRGMIISLVLCTVIYIILTLVLTGMVDYRRFDGIGDPLSFIFERSNANLPWMELTVSFVAIIAITTVLLVFQMGQPRIWYAMSRDGLMPKKFMEIHPKHKTPSFATIITGVVVGVPILFTDKSFILDFTSIGTIFAFVLVCGGVLLLPSKEKLPGRFHMPYINSKIIFPFIFLGGLFFFYWWQPEFFQTLMDWNHPTEGEFRISMVLFIIINVGLCILAFVKNLSLIPLMGLSSCLYLLTGMSHNNWFWFIVWFGIGMIIYFSYGYKNSKLNNDLNGDLK